In the genome of Mucisphaera calidilacus, one region contains:
- the murA gene encoding UDP-N-acetylglucosamine 1-carboxyvinyltransferase has translation MDAFVIEGGRPLRGSVRVNGSKNASLPLMAAALLTDEPVTLHDVPRLSDIGNMVRLLEALGCTVERPENAGRLSLHVTDDTRVEAHYDIVRTMRAGICVLGPLLARRGRARVSMPGGCAIGDRPVDLHLRGLRALGAEIHLEGGYIVATSPANGTERLRGRSVFLGGPNGSTVLGTANVMSAAALAEGVTVIESAACEPEVEDLAGMLNGMGAKITGAGTPRITIEGVERLSSVDHTVMPDRIEAGTYVIASAITNGDIELENYPGQTLLALHDRLEQVGVEVTPDEAGDGWRQRVRISTRRRLEPVHVVTQPHPGFPTDLQAQLMALLCLADGNSMVTEKIFPDRFLHVAELLRMGANLTRTGPSVLVSGVGELVGAPVMASDLRASAGLVLAGLAARGTTIIRRVYHLDRGYERMERTLQELGATIERVDQETLA, from the coding sequence ATGGATGCATTTGTCATTGAAGGCGGCCGACCCCTCCGCGGATCGGTCCGGGTCAACGGTTCCAAGAACGCCTCGCTGCCCCTCATGGCCGCGGCACTCCTCACCGACGAACCCGTCACCCTCCACGACGTGCCCCGGCTCTCGGACATCGGGAACATGGTCCGACTGCTCGAGGCTCTCGGCTGCACGGTCGAACGACCCGAAAACGCAGGCCGACTCAGCCTCCACGTCACCGACGACACACGCGTCGAGGCCCACTACGACATCGTCCGAACCATGCGCGCCGGGATCTGCGTCCTCGGACCCCTCCTCGCCCGACGCGGACGGGCACGCGTCTCCATGCCAGGCGGATGCGCTATCGGCGACCGACCCGTCGACCTCCACCTCCGCGGGCTCAGGGCGCTCGGCGCCGAAATCCACCTCGAAGGCGGCTACATCGTCGCCACCTCCCCCGCCAACGGGACCGAACGCCTCCGCGGACGGAGCGTCTTCCTCGGCGGGCCCAACGGCTCCACCGTCCTCGGCACCGCCAACGTCATGTCCGCCGCGGCCCTCGCCGAGGGTGTCACCGTCATCGAGTCCGCAGCATGCGAGCCCGAGGTCGAAGACCTCGCCGGCATGCTCAACGGCATGGGCGCGAAGATCACCGGCGCCGGCACGCCACGCATCACCATCGAGGGCGTCGAGCGGCTCAGCAGCGTCGATCACACCGTCATGCCCGACCGCATCGAGGCCGGAACCTACGTCATCGCCTCCGCCATCACCAACGGCGACATCGAGCTTGAGAACTACCCCGGCCAGACGCTCCTCGCCCTGCACGACCGACTCGAACAGGTCGGCGTCGAGGTCACCCCCGACGAAGCAGGCGACGGCTGGCGGCAGAGGGTCCGCATCAGCACCCGCCGACGACTCGAGCCGGTCCACGTCGTCACCCAGCCCCACCCCGGATTCCCGACCGACCTCCAGGCTCAGCTGATGGCCCTGCTCTGCCTCGCCGACGGCAACTCGATGGTGACCGAGAAGATCTTCCCCGACCGATTCCTCCACGTCGCAGAACTCCTCCGCATGGGCGCGAACCTGACCCGAACCGGGCCGAGTGTTCTCGTCTCCGGCGTCGGCGAACTCGTCGGCGCGCCGGTGATGGCGTCCGACCTCCGCGCCTCAGCCGGTCTGGTGCTTGCCGGCCTGGCGGCACGCGGGACGACCATCATCCGGCGGGTCTACCACCTCGACCGCGGCTACGAACGCATGGAACGGACACTCCAGGAACTCGGCGCGACCATCGAACGCGTCGATCAGGAAACCCTCGCGTGA
- a CDS encoding Trm112 family protein has protein sequence MSDDSLDNWVAVLRCPVTGERLRREGEALVSEQSGLRYPIEDGLPMLLSEHAVINPE, from the coding sequence GTGAGCGACGACAGCCTGGACAACTGGGTCGCGGTGCTCCGATGCCCCGTCACCGGCGAGAGGCTCCGACGCGAGGGCGAGGCTCTGGTCAGTGAGCAATCCGGCCTGCGCTACCCCATCGAGGACGGCCTCCCAATGCTGCTGTCCGAGCACGCCGTCATCAATCCAGAGTGA
- a CDS encoding radical SAM protein: protein MPSETPSLDRAHSSHPRHWRQFRVVYPVMSRRSGGLSVGINLSPDGLCNFDCTYCQVDRSKLAENAPVDLDELHGELSVMLGLIRSGDFWTDPDFEGLPEDRRVLRDLSFSGNGEPTASPLFPAAVDMVLGLRDASGLDGVKVVVITNGTLLHREPVKKAIGRLGDRGEVWAKLDAGTQAYYEKIDRSAVPLERSVGNMVQASQVHPLTIQTMLLRDSSGPMPDTEFMAYIARLRTILDRGGVITGVQLYTVAREPQESDVEPLTEEELEQRAAQLRDALPELDVRIYP from the coding sequence ATGCCCTCCGAGACCCCATCACTGGACCGAGCTCACAGCAGCCACCCCCGGCACTGGCGGCAGTTCCGCGTCGTCTATCCCGTCATGAGCCGCCGCTCGGGCGGGCTGTCGGTCGGCATCAACCTCAGCCCCGACGGCCTGTGCAACTTCGACTGCACCTACTGCCAGGTCGATCGCTCGAAGCTCGCCGAGAACGCCCCGGTTGACCTTGACGAACTGCACGGCGAGCTGTCGGTGATGCTCGGCCTGATCCGCTCGGGCGATTTCTGGACCGACCCTGACTTCGAGGGACTGCCCGAGGACCGGCGGGTGCTCCGCGACCTCTCGTTCTCAGGCAACGGCGAGCCGACCGCTTCGCCGCTCTTCCCCGCCGCCGTCGATATGGTCCTCGGCCTGCGCGACGCGTCGGGCCTGGACGGCGTGAAAGTCGTCGTGATCACCAACGGGACGCTGCTGCACCGCGAGCCGGTGAAGAAGGCGATCGGTCGGCTGGGCGACCGCGGCGAGGTATGGGCCAAACTCGACGCGGGGACACAGGCTTACTACGAGAAGATTGATCGCTCGGCGGTGCCGCTGGAGCGTTCGGTCGGCAACATGGTGCAGGCGTCGCAGGTCCATCCCCTGACGATCCAGACGATGCTGCTGCGGGACTCGAGCGGGCCGATGCCCGACACGGAGTTCATGGCCTACATCGCGCGGCTGCGGACGATACTGGACCGGGGCGGCGTGATCACGGGCGTGCAGCTCTACACGGTCGCGCGTGAGCCCCAGGAATCGGATGTTGAGCCGTTGACGGAGGAAGAGCTGGAGCAGCGTGCGGCCCAGTTGCGCGACGCATTGCCCGAGCTGGATGTTCGGATTTACCCGTGA
- a CDS encoding RNA polymerase sigma factor — protein sequence MWEGDVLPEREEQSVFLEWLDSHSGSVLKVARAYTLTHEECQDLAQEILMQAWRSLPGFEGRARPSTWFYRVALQTAMNWKRNDQKRRRWQKPLLELEAVGPEGLNGEVRAEHRETVERLYAAIHRLPKADTALVLLYLEALSYREMAEVLGLSESHVGVKLNRAKKALRVLMEGDGDEA from the coding sequence ATGTGGGAAGGTGACGTGTTGCCTGAGCGTGAAGAACAATCCGTCTTTCTTGAGTGGCTCGATTCGCACAGCGGGTCGGTGCTCAAGGTCGCTCGGGCCTACACGCTGACACACGAGGAGTGTCAGGACCTGGCGCAGGAGATCCTGATGCAGGCTTGGAGGTCTCTGCCGGGTTTCGAGGGTCGGGCGCGCCCGTCCACGTGGTTCTACCGGGTGGCGCTGCAGACAGCGATGAACTGGAAGCGGAATGACCAGAAACGGCGTCGGTGGCAGAAGCCGCTGCTGGAGCTGGAGGCGGTCGGGCCGGAGGGGTTGAATGGCGAGGTGCGTGCCGAGCATCGGGAGACGGTGGAGCGGCTGTACGCGGCGATTCACCGGCTGCCCAAGGCGGATACGGCGCTGGTGCTGCTTTATCTGGAGGCTTTGAGCTACCGGGAGATGGCGGAGGTTCTGGGGCTGTCGGAGAGTCACGTGGGCGTGAAGCTGAACCGTGCGAAGAAGGCGTTGCGTGTGTTGATGGAAGGGGATGGCGATGAAGCCTGA
- a CDS encoding 3-deoxy-7-phosphoheptulonate synthase — MTPTQNVHVQSITPLTAPRDLEQALPLSDASRRTVIQSRNTIKAILSGEDPRLLVVIGPCSIHDPDAALEYAERLLACRAAYTDRMVIVMRTYFEKPRTTVGWKGLINDPLLDGSFQMSEGLRIARKLLLDITAMGLPTATEFLDPFTPQYLDDMVSWAAIGARTTESQTHRQMASGLSMPVGYKNATDGNLQVAIDAMKSAKAPHHFLGVDEDGRCCVVATTGNRWGHVILRGGSGKTNYDPENVAEASQKLKAAGLPAGIMVDCSHANSGKKHEQQQVVWNSILQQRRQNDCPITGVMIESNLEPGRQDIPGDLTQLKRGVSVTDECIGWDMTAEMLEQGFKQLG; from the coding sequence CTGACGCCCACCCAGAACGTCCACGTCCAGTCCATCACGCCCCTCACCGCGCCACGCGACCTCGAGCAGGCACTCCCCCTCTCCGACGCCAGCCGACGAACCGTCATCCAGTCACGCAACACCATCAAGGCCATCCTCTCAGGCGAAGACCCCAGGCTCCTCGTCGTCATCGGGCCCTGCTCCATCCACGACCCCGACGCCGCCCTCGAATACGCCGAACGACTCCTCGCCTGCCGAGCCGCCTACACCGACCGCATGGTCATCGTCATGCGGACCTACTTCGAAAAACCGCGAACCACCGTCGGCTGGAAAGGGCTCATCAACGACCCCCTCCTCGACGGCAGCTTCCAGATGTCCGAGGGCCTGCGCATCGCACGCAAACTCCTCCTCGACATCACCGCCATGGGACTCCCCACCGCCACCGAGTTCCTAGACCCCTTCACACCCCAGTACCTCGACGACATGGTCTCCTGGGCCGCCATCGGCGCACGCACCACCGAGTCGCAGACACACCGGCAGATGGCCTCCGGCCTCTCCATGCCCGTCGGCTACAAAAACGCCACCGACGGCAACCTCCAGGTCGCCATCGACGCCATGAAGTCCGCCAAGGCACCCCACCACTTCCTAGGCGTCGACGAGGACGGACGCTGCTGCGTCGTCGCCACCACCGGCAACCGCTGGGGCCACGTCATCCTCCGAGGCGGCTCCGGCAAAACTAACTACGACCCCGAGAACGTCGCCGAAGCCTCCCAGAAACTCAAAGCCGCTGGCCTCCCCGCCGGCATCATGGTCGACTGCTCACACGCCAACTCAGGCAAGAAGCACGAGCAGCAGCAGGTCGTCTGGAACTCCATCCTCCAGCAACGCCGGCAGAACGACTGCCCCATCACAGGCGTCATGATCGAGTCCAACCTCGAACCCGGCCGGCAGGACATCCCCGGCGACCTCACCCAGCTCAAACGAGGCGTCTCCGTCACCGACGAGTGCATCGGCTGGGACATGACCGCCGAGATGCTCGAACAAGGCTTCAAACAACTCGGCTGA
- a CDS encoding C39 family peptidase has protein sequence MKHRLPAILFLTLALASLTGCAILTSTEEQQPEPTPQTTEPNTGIEDFPSERWLNNPYRFADRTVRYQDPSDWAEGTSSGIITLPTGEITLPNNSQRYPRVGTWTSPEIRTEFPVSEILPSWNLHTPEHTAASFFVRARDIATGEWSPWLYLGSWGDRDPSRPVTTQFARGKIEIDYLVLNQPADTYQLQARLESFSLETDDKPTLRKLVTVYSGRIEDGVDPDLVTTSPEPPAGWARDLPVPFRPQGIEHQSIRGRICSPTSTSMVMAYFGVDMPTRTNAFAIFDRENRIFGNWHRAVAYASHHGLEGELVRVRDWRQVQAYIAQGQPIICSIRFRRDEFPSNVMRSTDGHLITIRGLTPEGDAIVNDSASRDRGNGVIYRNHELARAWIGRGGVGYVIRRPE, from the coding sequence ATGAAGCATCGCCTCCCAGCGATCCTGTTCCTGACCCTCGCCCTCGCCTCACTGACCGGCTGCGCCATCCTCACCAGCACAGAAGAACAACAGCCCGAACCCACGCCTCAGACCACCGAGCCCAACACAGGCATCGAGGACTTCCCCAGCGAACGCTGGCTCAATAACCCCTACCGCTTCGCCGACCGCACCGTCCGCTATCAGGACCCCTCCGACTGGGCCGAAGGCACCTCCTCAGGCATCATCACCCTCCCCACCGGCGAGATCACCCTCCCCAACAACAGCCAACGCTACCCTCGCGTCGGCACCTGGACCTCACCCGAAATCCGCACCGAGTTCCCCGTCTCCGAAATCCTGCCCTCCTGGAACCTCCACACGCCCGAACACACCGCCGCCTCCTTCTTCGTCCGAGCCCGCGACATCGCCACCGGCGAATGGTCGCCATGGCTCTACCTCGGCAGCTGGGGCGACCGCGACCCCTCCCGACCCGTCACCACACAATTCGCCCGCGGCAAAATCGAGATCGACTACCTCGTCCTCAACCAGCCCGCCGACACCTACCAGCTCCAGGCTCGACTCGAATCCTTCTCCCTCGAAACCGACGACAAGCCCACGCTCCGCAAACTCGTCACCGTCTACTCCGGACGGATCGAAGACGGCGTCGACCCCGACCTCGTCACGACAAGCCCCGAACCACCCGCCGGCTGGGCCCGTGACCTGCCCGTCCCCTTCCGACCCCAGGGCATCGAACACCAGTCCATCCGCGGACGCATCTGCTCACCCACCTCCACCTCCATGGTCATGGCCTACTTCGGCGTCGACATGCCCACACGCACCAACGCCTTCGCCATCTTCGACCGCGAAAACCGGATCTTCGGCAACTGGCACCGCGCCGTCGCCTATGCCTCACACCACGGACTCGAAGGCGAACTCGTCCGCGTCCGCGACTGGAGACAGGTCCAGGCCTATATCGCACAAGGCCAGCCCATCATCTGCTCCATCCGATTCCGACGCGACGAATTCCCCTCCAACGTCATGCGCTCCACCGACGGACACCTCATCACCATCCGCGGGCTCACCCCCGAGGGCGACGCCATCGTCAACGACTCCGCCTCACGCGACCGCGGCAACGGCGTCATCTACCGAAACCACGAACTCGCACGGGCATGGATCGGACGAGGCGGCGTCGGATACGTCATCCGAAGACCCGAATAA
- a CDS encoding M55 family metallopeptidase, which translates to MRVLIMSDMEGVSGICTWDMVDRDGQRYEEGRLLYTEEINAAVRGAAEAGATEIHVVDCHGAGDDCSFNSLLAERLDPRCEYVAHHPWGRYTHMFETGCDAALMVGMHAKAGTPLGVMCHTISTTTWDNLIFNDTSVGEFGINTALCGHHGVPVALITGDDVTCREGTELLGEGLEAVAVKTGLSRFSARHKPPKVARDLIQAGARRALENLDKQRVQPWVPASPCTITVELSTVDTARRFLGRHGVTLVEPLKVQSKADDWMTAWNQIWDF; encoded by the coding sequence ATGCGCGTCCTCATCATGAGCGATATGGAAGGCGTCTCAGGGATCTGTACCTGGGATATGGTCGACCGCGACGGGCAACGCTACGAAGAAGGCCGCCTCCTCTACACCGAGGAGATCAACGCCGCCGTCCGCGGAGCCGCCGAGGCCGGCGCCACCGAGATCCACGTCGTCGACTGCCACGGCGCCGGCGACGACTGCTCCTTCAACTCCCTCCTCGCCGAACGACTCGACCCACGCTGCGAATACGTCGCCCACCACCCCTGGGGACGCTACACCCACATGTTCGAAACAGGCTGCGACGCCGCACTCATGGTCGGCATGCACGCCAAGGCCGGAACGCCCCTGGGCGTCATGTGCCACACCATCTCCACCACCACCTGGGACAACCTCATCTTCAACGACACCTCCGTCGGCGAGTTCGGCATCAACACCGCCCTCTGCGGACACCACGGCGTGCCCGTCGCCCTCATCACCGGCGACGACGTCACCTGCCGCGAGGGAACCGAACTCCTCGGCGAAGGGCTCGAAGCCGTCGCCGTCAAAACCGGACTCTCACGGTTCTCCGCTCGACACAAACCCCCCAAGGTCGCCCGCGACCTCATTCAGGCCGGCGCACGACGAGCCCTTGAAAACCTCGACAAACAACGCGTCCAGCCCTGGGTGCCCGCATCGCCCTGCACCATCACCGTCGAACTCTCAACCGTCGACACCGCAAGACGGTTCCTCGGCCGCCATGGCGTCACACTCGTCGAACCCCTCAAGGTCCAGAGCAAAGCCGACGACTGGATGACCGCCTGGAACCAGATCTGGGACTTCTAA
- a CDS encoding nuclear transport factor 2 family protein translates to MIDTLRVLFLEEPWPVVVASVALAAIAFLIARALQRTRAGIILAMGCLDIAFIALILSFAITTDHEHVNARLDQLLQLATDTDNPEFNHAADDNLTILAPGPTVIYQRPELDDWAQSITDKYGIRRHRVWSQTTTFPSPDTATTQAEIRTYVETMPTPARTYWDIHWHRTPDGWKAIEMHWTGSADGTPGPGSI, encoded by the coding sequence ATGATCGACACCCTACGCGTCCTCTTCCTCGAAGAACCCTGGCCGGTCGTCGTCGCCTCCGTCGCCCTCGCCGCCATCGCCTTCCTGATCGCACGCGCCCTCCAGCGGACCCGCGCCGGCATCATCCTCGCCATGGGCTGCCTCGACATCGCCTTCATCGCGCTCATCCTCTCCTTCGCCATCACCACCGACCACGAACACGTCAACGCACGACTCGACCAACTCCTCCAACTCGCCACCGATACCGACAACCCCGAATTCAACCACGCCGCCGACGACAACCTCACGATCCTCGCCCCGGGCCCGACTGTGATCTACCAGCGACCCGAACTCGACGACTGGGCGCAGTCCATCACCGACAAGTATGGCATCCGCCGCCACCGCGTCTGGTCCCAGACCACCACCTTCCCCTCACCCGACACCGCCACCACCCAGGCCGAAATCCGCACCTACGTCGAAACCATGCCGACACCCGCACGAACCTACTGGGACATCCACTGGCACAGAACACCCGACGGCTGGAAAGCCATCGAGATGCACTGGACCGGCTCCGCCGACGGCACGCCCGGCCCCGGCTCCATCTGA
- a CDS encoding motility associated factor glycosyltransferase family protein — translation MAESDTIFKRNLSALRLRNSTFADRLETTEPVELNWVTSKKGPLSAQLGDGSGSASWLASRFDPGAEAKRLVEKVDRDKAGCVVVMGFGLGHHVSSLVEQLGPRTVLVVFEPDVGLLRAVFERVDHSATLANGMVFIFDREDDRAGLTSRLERLGGVMTQGTQIVVHPASRSRHKDAFGAFSKTFAEALAYFRTTVATALVNSARTCRNLVNNLGHYVAGATVAELQGVAKGYAAVCVAAGPSLVRNVDLLRDPAVRSKLVIVTAQTALRPLLDRGIRPDFVTALDYSPICTRFYEDLPDLPDVTLVVEPKAHPRILEVYPGPVRVLSSDFNDVLIGDLKREIPPIRSGTTVAHLSFYLAQYLGCDPILLLGQDLGFSDGLYYAPGTAVHKVWSSELSQFNSVEMMEWQRIVRMRGHLTRTEDIHGRPMFTDEQMVTYLRQFERDFADAEQRVIDTTEGGQAKANTERMALAEAVGQIETGAVPELPRASRELDPERLSKVRGLLEQRLRDLTELRKVSHNTIALLEQMQGCLDNQPRLLKIFEKLQKNDRRVHGPLYETFSAVNAMNTIGVFHRQAADRRISQITDDRQARQAGQLKRDVENIEWMLQACDEAESIFSEALERVTCLRPALPAAAA, via the coding sequence ATGGCTGAATCGGACACGATCTTCAAGCGGAATCTGTCTGCGCTGAGACTGCGCAACAGCACCTTTGCGGACCGCCTTGAGACTACAGAACCCGTTGAATTGAATTGGGTTACGTCGAAGAAGGGCCCGTTGTCGGCACAGCTGGGGGATGGGTCGGGATCGGCGAGTTGGCTGGCGAGTCGATTCGATCCCGGAGCCGAAGCGAAGCGGCTGGTGGAGAAGGTGGATCGGGACAAGGCGGGGTGTGTGGTGGTGATGGGTTTCGGTCTGGGGCATCACGTCTCGTCGCTGGTTGAGCAGCTGGGTCCGCGGACGGTGCTGGTGGTTTTCGAGCCGGACGTGGGGTTGCTGCGTGCGGTGTTTGAGCGTGTGGATCACTCGGCGACGCTGGCGAACGGGATGGTCTTCATCTTTGACCGTGAGGATGACCGGGCGGGGCTGACGAGTCGTCTGGAGCGGTTGGGGGGCGTGATGACGCAGGGGACGCAGATCGTGGTGCACCCGGCGTCGCGGTCGCGTCACAAGGACGCGTTCGGGGCGTTCTCGAAGACGTTTGCGGAGGCGTTGGCCTATTTCCGAACGACGGTGGCGACGGCGCTGGTGAACTCGGCGCGGACGTGCCGGAACCTGGTGAACAATCTGGGGCACTACGTGGCGGGTGCGACGGTGGCGGAGTTGCAGGGTGTGGCGAAGGGCTATGCGGCGGTGTGTGTGGCGGCGGGGCCGAGCCTGGTTCGGAACGTGGACCTGCTGCGTGACCCGGCGGTGCGTTCGAAGCTGGTGATCGTGACGGCTCAGACGGCGTTGCGGCCGTTGCTGGACCGGGGGATCCGTCCTGACTTCGTGACGGCGTTGGACTATTCGCCGATCTGCACGCGTTTTTATGAGGATCTGCCGGATCTGCCGGACGTGACACTGGTGGTTGAGCCGAAGGCGCACCCGCGGATTCTTGAGGTCTATCCGGGTCCGGTGCGTGTGCTCAGCTCGGACTTCAACGACGTGCTCATTGGTGATCTGAAGCGTGAGATCCCGCCGATCCGTTCGGGGACGACGGTGGCGCACCTGTCGTTCTACCTGGCGCAGTACCTGGGGTGTGACCCGATTCTGCTGCTGGGGCAGGACCTCGGTTTTTCGGACGGCCTGTACTACGCGCCGGGCACGGCGGTGCACAAGGTGTGGTCGTCGGAGCTGTCGCAGTTCAATTCGGTTGAGATGATGGAGTGGCAGCGGATTGTTCGGATGCGTGGGCATCTCACGCGGACCGAGGACATCCACGGCCGTCCGATGTTCACGGACGAGCAGATGGTGACGTACCTGCGTCAGTTCGAGCGTGATTTCGCGGATGCCGAGCAGCGTGTGATCGACACGACGGAGGGCGGCCAGGCCAAGGCGAACACGGAGCGGATGGCGCTCGCGGAGGCGGTGGGTCAGATCGAGACGGGTGCGGTGCCGGAGCTGCCCCGGGCGTCGCGTGAGCTGGACCCGGAGCGGTTGTCGAAGGTTCGGGGGTTGTTGGAGCAGCGGCTCCGCGACCTGACCGAGTTGCGGAAGGTGTCGCACAACACGATCGCGTTGCTGGAGCAGATGCAGGGCTGTCTGGACAATCAGCCGAGGCTGCTGAAGATTTTCGAGAAGCTTCAGAAGAACGACCGGCGGGTGCACGGCCCGCTTTACGAGACTTTCAGCGCGGTGAACGCGATGAACACGATCGGCGTGTTTCATCGCCAGGCTGCGGACCGGCGGATCAGCCAGATCACGGATGATCGTCAGGCGCGGCAGGCGGGTCAGCTCAAGCGTGACGTTGAGAACATCGAGTGGATGCTGCAGGCGTGCGACGAGGCGGAGTCGATTTTTTCCGAAGCGTTGGAGCGCGTGACGTGTCTGCGTCCGGCGTTGCCGGCGGCAGCGGCGTAG